The genomic region ATACAAGAAAAAGTCTAGAAAATGACTGCGTCGTTCTGCCATCcatgttgaaataaaaaatgatttaatgcATTCATTCATGCCCATCCTTGttatgaaaaaaattgagatggTACTCATAAATacactttttatatttctttttaggcTATAGCTTCCGGCTCCTTCATCTTTTTCCTCTAGGTAGAAATAAATACACCTGCCACCATAGAATTTTAGTCTTACTCTCTAATTCCACCCTAGTGCTTCTCAAAAGTGTAATCCCCTCACCAGCAGCATCAGAATTATCTGGAGCTTGTTAAAGATGCAAATTCTTGGGTTCCTCCCCAGACATCCTGACTTGGAAATTCTGGGACCTGCAATCAGTGCTttttggtgtatgtgtgtgtgtgtttttttttttttttttttttttttttggagacagagtctcacgctgtcgtccaggctggagggcagtggtgtgatcttggctcactgcaacctctgcctcccaggttcaagcaattctcctgcctcagcctcccaagtagctgggaacacaggcacatatcaccacgcccagctaattttttgtattttttttgtagagacggggtttcaccatgttagccaggatggtcccgatctcctgacctcgtgatccacccacctcggcctcccaaagtgctgggattacaggcatgagccaccacacccggcccagtgTTTTCACAAGGTTTCAAGGTGACTCTGATGCATGTTACAACGTGAGAGCCACTAGTCTCGCCCAATGccatcattttgcagatgaggaacaTGAGATACAGAGATTAAAAGATGTACTTGCCTgacattgagaggtgacagcgtgctggcagccctcgcagccctcgctcgctcttggtgcctcctcggcctccgcacccactctggccacacttgaggagcccttcagcccgccgctgcactgtgggagccccttcctgggatGGCCGAGGCTGGAGCCGGCTCAATCAgcctgcagggaggtgtggagggagaggcaccggcgggaaccggggctgcatgCTTCAGctagagttccgggtgggcgtgggcttggcagaCCCTGCACTGGAGCGGCCGGCAGCCCCGGGAAGTGAGgcgcttagcacccaggccagcagctgtggagggtgtgCCAGGTTCCCCAGCAGTGCTGGCTCACCGGTGCTGCACTCGATTTCTCgcagggccttagctgcctccccaaggggcagggcttgggacctgcagctggccatgcctgagcctccccccatcccccccacctccgtgggctcctgcggCCCAAGCCTCCCCGACCAGGGTGGCCCCCTGCTCCATGTGCTCCGTGGCACCCGGTCCCATCGactacccaagggctgaggagtgccggcGCATGGCATGGGACTGACAGacagctccacctgtggcccctggtgcgggatccactgggtgaagccagttgggctcctgagtctagtggggactttatgtctagctaagggattataaatgcaccaatcagcatcctgtgtctagctcaaggtttgtaaatgtaccaatcagtgctctgtgtctagctaatctagtggggacttggagaacttttgtgtctagctcaaggtttgtaaaggcaccaatcagcaccctgtcaaaacggaccaatcagctctctgtaaaacagaccaattggctctctgtaaaatggaccaatcagcaggatgtgggtggggccagataagggaataaaagcaggctgcccgcgCTGGCAGTGACAACtggctggggtccccttccagaCTGTAGAACTTTTGTTCTTTGACTCTGCAAtaagtcttgctgctgctcactctttgagtccacactgcctttatgagctgtaacactcactgcaaaggtttACAGCTTCcttcctgaagccagcgagaccgtgaacccaccagaaggaagaaactcctaacacatccgaacatcagaaaaaacaaactccggacatgccgcctttaagaactgtaacactcaccgtgagggtccgcagcttcatccttgaagtcagtgagaccaagaccccaccaattccggacacaacaTCACACATTAGCCATAACAGGACATAATCCAGACATCTGAAGAAAGACTAAGATCAAGCTTCACAGCCCAAACAGAGGCAGCTACCTCTGTTGCAGTGGTGATATCAGGAAGAAATGTTTTCAAGGGGTTGACTCTGCAAAGCCATCTCAAATCACTCAAACTTCTTAAGTGTCTGCTGAAAGCAGGGCGCTGTGTCAATCTCAGAAGTAAGGCATGGGCATTGCTGGAAACCATGAAGgaaagtacattttctttatcaaataatATCTCACCCATGGGAGGCCTTCTGTATGAGTTATGGTCCCATCAGGAAAcagaaattaagtaatttaattAGGGGAGAATTTCAGCATACAGAATTGTGACCTAGTGAGGCGTGGTTAACTACTCAAGCCACGGGGCTCGTGGCTGCTGACAGGCCTCCGGGGCCTTTCCTTTCCTTACCATTACTCCCCATtcattttcctccttcctctctgatCATTCTTTCATGGGTTCTTTTCCTTCACATCTGCTTTAAATTATCTAAGCGATCTTATCCACTTCCTTAATTTCATAGTAAGTATGGATGAGTAATTCTGAAAGCAGGCTTCTCAACTGAGCTCCACACCTGGCCAGCCCATGGGCTCTGTTTGTACAGGCAACATGAGCATAAGTCACCTTCTTATATCCTCTCCCAATCTGGGAGGGCCGTTGTCTTAGAGGCCTCTCCCTTCCTCACCCCACATGCATTCAGCAGCATCTAACGTGGCACATCTCTGACATCCACCTGCAACCCTCATCCTCAGGGCACATCGGACCCAGCCTGGACCACTACTTCCCAATGTTCACTTGCTCTCCTCCAATCCTGCCACTGCGGGGGCACTCTAGAACCCAGTTCTCACCATGGTTACTTCCCCCGCCCCACTTAAACCCTTTtgtttattcctcacagttcagATCCGAACTCTGAGGGATGACACGCAAGGCCTCCAGGTCCTGGCCCCATTAGCCCTCCTACCCCATCTCCACCTGACTCCCCACCTCTGCTTCCTCTATTCCAACTGCAAGAACTGTGCTCAGCCTTTCAACTGTCCTGACCACTTCAAACCCAGTACCTTTTGCCCGGTACCTGACAGCCCTACTTGTCTTTCAGAACTGGGTTCAAGTTTTACCACCTCATTATGTAGTCACTTCTTTAAAACaaatcttacacacacacaccaattaTTGAGCTCACAAGGAAGGataacttcaaaatatttaatctgATGGGCACCCACCCATCAGAACAAATGCAGGCCCTGGGGCTGGAGCAGAGTCTTGTGGTCTCTGCTATACTAGAATATTAACCTATTAGTTGCTGGATTGTGAAGAGGTATGGTGGTCCAGAGAGAGGACACGCAGGGGGCTCAGGGCAGAAGCTATTCACCAACTAGGACAACAGTATTTCAACGTTTTAAGCTCTGGTATGATCCATGCACGCATGATCACTGAAGCACTTATGATGTGCCAGATTCCGTGCTAAGCTAACCCCTTTCAACACGCTACGTCATTCAGTCCTGACAACCACCCTGTACCATcacatcatcttcatcaccaccatcatcatctccaTCTCCACCATCATCTCTATTATCAACACCATCACCATTctaagtggcttgcccaaggccacatggtCAGTGGTGTAGTAGTCTCCTCACCAGGGTGCTGTCAGTCCTGCCTGAGAagtttcactgcagcctcttatCCTGGTGCTGGATCTGCAATTTAACCAACATGTTCAGTAATTTGTGTATATTGTTTGTTCAAAGGGCAGAATAACCTGTTTCCTGAAGCTTCCCATTACTCATGAACGCATTCCAAGGGACTTCCCCCAGCCCTTCAAAAACCTGTTCTAACCACCTCTAGACCAACCATGGCACAATGGTCACTCCTTCCTCTTGGCCCAATACACCCAAGTATAAAATACCTACCATTTTACATGACTGTCATTCCCACTGGGCTAGTCCTGTACATTTTAATTCACTGATACTTAGCAAAATGGCTGGCTATCagcccaataaatgtttgttgaatgaatgaacactatattgaatgaatgaacaagactGAGCTGCATTATTTGGTATAAGAACTCTAGCTGCCCCGCCATCAGAAATATGTGAATTCCtaatatattccttttattttcaccACTTGAATTTAAATTTATCAGACACttgtcaatgttttcttttataatattaatGAGAGTCCATTAAACCACTCCATAGTCAGAGATGAGCAACTGCAGAAATGACGGCAGGAGAAACAGCAAGAACATACTCAATGCAACCAATTGGCCTGAGAAggaaatgaatttaattttttccatgCCTGCGACTTTATGCTATTCCGCACCCTCCCCAAGTGGGTGAAAGTAGCCATTTAAAGCATACATGTCAATACttaagactttaaaataaaaagtaaaatagttttgaaataaaaatagaaattatttacaGAGCCTGTCCTGATTTGCTGCTTTGGAAAAAACTTCCAGCTCTGAGTTGTGAAGCTTTGAGGGACCCAGAGTGACTGACAGCAATTCAGAGATGAGGGGCCCTTCAGCCAGAAAGGGGGACATCAAGCCACAGGACCTCAGGTCCTAGCCACCCTCTACTCCCTAGGTGGGAAAGAAGAAATCTCTTGCAGCCTTGGGCTCTGGAACAGGACAGATATTCCATAGGCCAAATGGACCTGCACTGGTGTCAGTGGACGATAGAGGATGCTGTCCCAGTTAGAGCAAGGATGAGGTCCAAAGCTTAGCCCTGCCACTTCCTAATGAATGATCTTGTATGAAGCTCCTCAGCCTGCtgttcctctgtgaaatgggaaatGATACTGCCTACCTCAGGGGACTATAAGGAGGAATAACAGGTTATTATGCATGCTGAGCACAAGACCTGGCACACAAGTACTCAATAAACAGCATGCGGTTTTTattgggtggagggtggaaggcaATCCAGGGAAGGAAACACGCCCAGGGGTGCACTAGGGCTGAAGTTCACTCAGATGGTCTGAGACactggttctcaaccctggctggaCATTAAAATCAGAGAGGGAGCCTTTAAAATACCagtgctggccaggcgcagtggctcacgcctgtaatcccagcactttgggaggccgaggtgggcagatcacgaggtcaggagattgagaccatcctggctaacacggtgaaaccctgtctctactaaaaatacaaaaaattcgccgggcgtggtggcaagcgcctgtagtcccagctactcaggaggctgagacaggagaatggccagaacctgggaggcggagcttgcagtgagccaagatcctgctaccaccgcactccagcctgggtgacagagcgagactacgtctcaaaaaaaaaaaaaaaaaaaaaaccagtgccAGCCTCTTTATGCCTATTCAATCAGCATCTGTGCGGGCAGGGCccaggcattttttaaaagctcccaggAAGATTCTAACAGGTAGTGAGGGTTGAGATCCTGTGCTTGAAGCTAACAGAGCTGGAGACAAGTAATCATTGAACACACTTGCTAACAGTCCATCAAAGGAGGTCCCTGGCCCAAGAGTGAGGCCATCTTGgtttcacaattaaaagaaaaaacagccttAAAATAGTAAACTTACCTATTTGCTAATCGTTTATACCACATGCTAATAAAACACATCAATTACGAAATTCTCAGAATGTAACCACTCTGGAAAAGTCATAACAAAGCTCAAGTGtttattaagaattaaaaatactGTAAATAAGCCATACAGTTCATTTCACAGTAAActaaacaaaactttttttttttttttttttttttacttttcgggttttttttttttttttcaatttttttttggaagggcAAGACAGCCATTAAAGAACAATACAGCTCAGAGGGAACAGAGATACAGCAAACAATTACAGAAATGCAGTATGCACGCTCCTTGCCGACAGGGCTGCCCAGACAGCAAACCTCTTCATGGACATCATGTTAAAATAAAAGGACTTGGCCTACATTCCCCAGGGAGACCCCCCCATTCCACTGTGGACAGCTTTCCTCAGGATTTTTTGAAAGAACCCAAGGACTCCCCTTTCTGGTAGTCTAAACCTGTGCGTTCCTTGGTGACCTCCAGAGAGAGAACACGGGCCGGCAGCGGGGACAGAGGGCACCAGGACTCTGCTGGGTGTAGTGCTTCACATTCAGAACCGTCTGGATGCTTTGCATAGTTACCTCTGATATCACAAGATGTGTCAGGAAGAGAAACGACACGCACACCACGAGGGAGGCGGCCCTCAAGCAGCGGATTCCTTTCAAAGAAAGACCCAGGGGCTTCTCCCCTCCTCAGAGCTGACAGCTATGAGCTTTAACCGGTTCAAAGTGGAAGACAAGTGAGAGATATCTCATAAAAATTTCGGccagtacaaaaaaaaagtaaaattaattttccttaaaGACAACTAGAAAGAAAAGTGTCCGCCcaacccacctttttttttttttttacttgaaatctGCCAGCCAGACAGGATTTCTGAGGTTAATCTGCTTCTGTTAATCCTCAATTTAagcctttatcatttttctctgACTAGAGACATCCATGAAAAGCCACCTGTTATTCACAGGGGCTGCGCTTCAGGAAACCAACCAAATGCAGAAGCAGGGAACTTAAACATTGTCAATAAACTAACTGGGCACGAAAATACAATGCCTTGGTGTTCAGGTGGTGACAACTGTTCTTTAAGAGGGGACAAGaaattggggggtgggggacacatGGGAGAAAACCACACATTTTTTGGTCATGAGAAATTGGACTTTAAATCCGCGCCCTGCACACGCAATTCATTTAGACCTTTTCGTGAATCTTCTCCACTTTCACAAACAACCTATCCAGATCATTCCTCAGGTCATCTAGTAAACCCTTGGCTGATTCCAgattgttctcgttggtttctaTTTTGACCGAGTATGCAACCAAACTGTCCACGGCAGTCCTGAGCATTTTCAAGTCCGCCTCCACTTGACTGACTGAGGCTTTCAGGTTGTCTAGAGAAGAAAGTCTGTCCAGGAAGTCCTGAGGAGGCAGACGGGCGGCCTGGGCTTGGTCCTGACTGAGCAGCGTGTGCACCTGCTCCTGCACCTTCTGGAGTGATTCCATGGTGCTGGGGAGCTCGCCCACACTCCTCTTCAGCTCCTCCACGTCGCCGTAGAGCACCAGCTGGGCCTCGCCCAGGCTCCTCACTGTGCTGGCCAGGCCATCCTGGTCTGCCTCTGAGGACCCCAGGCGTTCCAAGCGCCCCTGCAGGGCAGCCAGGCGCTGCTCGTGCTCCTGGCTCTTGGACAGGAGAGACTCCAGGCTCTCGGTCTGGCGCGCAGAAGCCACCTGCATGGAGAGCACCCCATCCTCCACGTGCTGGAGCCTGGAGTCCAGTCCCTGACTCTTTTGCTGGAGCGCCTCGAAGGCCTCCGAGGGTCTGAAGCCTCCGTCCTCCTTCGGCCCATGGGAATCGGACTTCAGCTGGCGGAGCTCTTCCTCCAGTCTCCGGATCTCCTCCGGGAGGCGGGAGACGGACTCCTCGGACCTGAGAAGCTTCTCCGTGAGGGCCTGCAGGGCGAGCCGCTCCGTGTCGGCCGCCTCCTTGAAAGCCTGCTGCTCCTGCTTGAGGCTGACCAGCTCGCGGACCTCGGTGTAGACGTCGGACTCCATAGTCTGAAGGGCACTTCTCAGGGCCTCCATGTCCCACTCTCTGGACTTGGCTGAAGTCTGTATCTCCTTCACAGCTTCCTTTAAGGCTTTCAAATCCTGCTTGTGCCCCTCAGATTCTTCCAGGGAGGCAACCTTTGCCTTCACATCATTGATCTCCTTCTGGCTCCTCTTCTGGACTTCTGTGAAGATGGCGATGTTGTCATTGATGGATTTGGTGAGCTCCGTCAGCCGTTCCTCCACCGTGTTCTCCAGGGACGTGAAGTCCCGCTCCCGGGCGTCCTTCACCACATGGATCCCATCTGAGAGGTCTTTGAGAATCTCATTCTGGAGTTTCTGCAGCACTTCGCTTATCCGGCTGACCTCACTCTCCCCTTGCTTCACAGCTTTCTCTGTGAGGTCTTGTTTATGTTGGGAGCTTCTCAAGATGGACTCAAAAGTTCCAAATGTGGCTTGCAAAGACTGCACCTGTAATCAAAATCCAGACGTTAATTGCTGAGAAGAGCTGATGAGTTTCACATGATACAACTTTTTTTGTCTGCCCAGCCTCCAGGTcccatttttttccagaatggCACCACAATTTTCCTTTGGAGAAACATCCTTCCACATATAGTCCATATGGTTTTGAGGACCAATCCTAGGGCCCCCTCCTAGTGCTCCAGGGATGATTTATAACCCAGGCCTGACTAGTCAGGCTGGACAGCACAATGATTAATAACCTGGTAATAAATGGATTAATAACCATTAAAGGTAGCACCAtgttttttgcaaaaaaaaaaaaaaaagaaagaaagaaaaagacagaaaacaagaacCTGACTCTATCAAGTCCCCATCATGCAGGAGAGAAATGTCATGAGGATGCAATCAGCCAAACTCACAATGTGGAAAATTCTACAGGACAAAGAACCAGGATCTTCAACAACTAAGTGgcattttaaaagaaggaaaaacaggaaacttacagattgaaaaaaatttaggaaattttTCAATCAAATATAATGTGTGGATCTTATATAGATCCTGATTTGAACAAACCAACTGTTAAAAAGACATCTTTGAGCTGGGCCTGGTAGTgtccacctatagtcccagctacttgggaagctaaggtgacAGGTTGCCTTAAGCCCGGGAGTGccttaagcctgggcaacagagtgaggttctgtctctaaaacaaaaaaaaaaaattaaaaaaataaatacataaaatttttaaagccatttttgAAATAATCAAGGAACTGTGATTCCGGACTGGGTGTCAGATGATATTCAAGTAATACTATAAACTTTGTTAGGTGTGATATGCTGTGTTCTGTTAAAACAAACAGGGAAAGGagtagaaagggaaggaaaggaaaggaacccTTATCAGTTGGAAATAAATCCTAAAATGCTTTGAGTAAACTAAGAATGTCAGCCAGGGATTCATTTTAAAACTAATCCCTAATTCACTATC from Pongo pygmaeus isolate AG05252 chromosome 10, NHGRI_mPonPyg2-v2.0_pri, whole genome shotgun sequence harbors:
- the CKAP4 gene encoding cytoskeleton-associated protein 4, translating into MPSAKQRGSKGGHGAASPSEKGAHPSGGADDVAKKPPPAPQQPPPPAPHPQQHPQQHPQNQAHGKGGHRGGGGGGGKSSSSSSSSAAAAASSSASCSRRLGRALNFLFYLALVAAAAFSGWCVHHVLEEVQQVRRSHQDFSRQREELGQGLQGVEQKVQSLQATFGTFESILRSSQHKQDLTEKAVKQGESEVSRISEVLQKLQNEILKDLSDGIHVVKDARERDFTSLENTVEERLTELTKSINDNIAIFTEVQKRSQKEINDVKAKVASLEESEGHKQDLKALKEAVKEIQTSAKSREWDMEALRSALQTMESDVYTEVRELVSLKQEQQAFKEAADTERLALQALTEKLLRSEESVSRLPEEIRRLEEELRQLKSDSHGPKEDGGFRPSEAFEALQQKSQGLDSRLQHVEDGVLSMQVASARQTESLESLLSKSQEHEQRLAALQGRLERLGSSEADQDGLASTVRSLGEAQLVLYGDVEELKRSVGELPSTMESLQKVQEQVHTLLSQDQAQAARLPPQDFLDRLSSLDNLKASVSQVEADLKMLRTAVDSLVAYSVKIETNENNLESAKGLLDDLRNDLDRLFVKVEKIHEKV